Sequence from the Actinomycetota bacterium genome:
CGAGCGTGATCTTCCGTGTCAAACCCCGGGAGCGCCTCGTCGCGGTGCGACCCGACATAATCGGACCGTGGACGCAGGACTTTACGGCCCCGACTCGATCACCTGGCGCCTCACGCGCGAGTCGGTGATGCTCCTCGGCGGCCCCCGGGCCCTCCTCATGCAGCTCGCGCACCCGCTCGTGGCGGCCGGCGTTGCCCAGCACTCCGACTTCCAGCGCGACCCGCTGGCGCGCCTGAGGCGCACGCTGGACATGACGCTCGCCCTCGTGTTCGGGGGCGGGCGGGAGGCGGAGGAGGCCGCCGACCAGATCAACCGGGTGCACTCGTTCGTGCGCGGGACGCTCCCCGAGGCCTCCGGACGCTTCCCCGCCGGGACCCCCTACGACGCGCGGGACCCGGAGCTGTTGCTCTGGGTGCACGCCACGCTGGTCGACACCACCCTCACCGTCTACCCGCGGTACGTGGAGCCGCTGTCCGAAGACGAGCTCGCCCTCGCCTACGAGGAGTCGAAGGTGGCGGCGCGGGCGCTGCGGGTGCCCGAGGAGATCATCCCGCCCGACCTGGCCGCGTTCCGTGAGTACATGTCCTCCACGATCGCCTCCGACTCCATAGGGGTGGCGCCGTTCCAGGCGGAGCTCGCCCGGGCGGTCCTGTACCCGCCGGTGCCGTGGGTCCCGAAGCGCTTCTTCGAGCTCGGGACCGCGGTGACGATGGGGCTGCTGCCGGACAGGCTGCGCGCCCTGTACGGCCTGGAGCTCTCGGGCGGACGGCGGCGGCTGTACGACTGGTCGCCCCGGCTCGTCCGACGCGTCCTCCCCGCGCTCCCGCGGGCCGCCCGCCACATGCCGCAGGCGAGGCGGGCTTACCGCCGGGTGGAGGGGGCGTGAGCGGGGAGCCGATCGAGGTGCTGGTGCCGTCCGAGGGCGTGCGCCGGTTCCTCGACGAGCGGATCGGCCCGAGCGAGGCCCCCGTGGAGGTCTCCCGCCTCGGCGAGGGGCACTCCAACCTGACCTTCCTCGTGCGCCGGGGCGACGAGGAGTGGGTGCTGCGCCGGCCGCCCCGCGGGGAGATCCTCCCGGGCACCCACGAGATGAGCAGGGAGTTCCGGGTGATGTCCGCGCTCGTCTCCCACGGCTGCGACGTCCCCGTCCCCCGTCCGCTCGAGCTGTGCGACACCTCCGACCACATCGGGGCGCCCTTCTACCTGATGGAGCCGGTCGACGGGGTGGTGGTCCGGGAGCGGATGCCGGACCGCTTCGACACCCCCGAGCACCGGCGTGCCGTGGGGTTCGCGTTGGCGGACATGCTGGCCGCGGTCCATGCCGTCCCGTGGCGCGAGGTAGGTCTGGAGACGTTCAGCCGCAAGCCCGACGAGTTCCTCGTCCGCAACCACGGGCGGATGCAGCAGCTGTACGACCTCGTCCGTCATCGCGAGGTGCCCGAGATCGACGAGGCGGGGGCCTGGCTGCGCGAGAACATGCCGGTCCAGCGCGAGTCGACCCTGACCCACGGCGACTACAAGCTCGACAACGTCATCCTGGCCCCCGACCTCCCGCCCCGCATCGCGGCGGTGGTCGACTGGGAGATCTCCGCGATCGGCGACCCGATGGTCGACCTCGGATGGATGCTGTACTTCTCCCGGGAGGCGGGGGACCCCGATTCAGGGCTGGGCACCGCCGTGACCGAGCAGCCGGGGTACCCCACCCGCGGCCAGCTCGCGGCGCGCTACGCGGAGCGGACCGGCCGCGACCTGGCCGATCTCAGGTTCTACGTCGCGTTCGCCGGCTGGAAGATCGCGATCATCATGGAGGGCTCGTACCGCCGCTGGCTCGAGGGGATGGCGGACGACCCGATGTTCGAGCATCTCGGGCCTGTCGTCCCGGCCCTCGCGCGGCGCTCTCTGGACGTGATCTCAGGGTCCGTCGGCGTCGAGTAGCGCGTCGCCGCCGGCTCCCCGTATGAGCTCGGTCCAGGCCGGGTGCTCGCGCGGGTCCCAGATCCCGGCCAGGTGAGCGCGAGCCTCCTCGGGCGTCCATCTCCCGCGCTGGAGCGCGTACACCGAGTAGAAGGCGCTCACCCTGAAGTTCGCCGCGCAGTGGACGTGCGTGCGGCGGTCGCCGGCGGCGTCCATCGCCTCGGTGAACCGGTGGAGGTCGGCGGGGGTGGGCCGGTCGAAGTCGACCGGGATGTGCACGTACTCGAGCCCCTGACCCTCGACGACCTCCCGCTCGTCGGGCGTCGCGTACTCGCTGTCGGCGGGGAGCAGGTCGATGACGAGCCCGTACCCCTCGTCGGCCAGGCCCTCGAGGGCGTCACGGGGGATCACCCCGGACGTGGTCAGCCGGTCGCTCACCCGGCGGAAGTTGTAGCTGCTCTCGATCCCCACGCCCCCAGTGTGGCCGACCGGGGCGCCGTTTCGCGCTCCGGCGGGGCGGGGATGAGGGGCGCATGAGGAGGATCGTACGCAAGCTCATGCTCGGCGCCGTCACGATGCTTGCCGTGCGGGTCGTGGAGTACTTCATGACCGACACGGGCAAGCCGGGCTCGCTCAGCCGCAAGCGCAGCTAGCCAGACACCCCTGGTCTCGGACAGCCCGACCCCGCGCGGGCTACGTGCCGGCGCGGGGCAGGCTCACCACGAACCGGGAGCCGGTCGGC
This genomic interval carries:
- a CDS encoding oxygenase MpaB family protein; this translates as MDAGLYGPDSITWRLTRESVMLLGGPRALLMQLAHPLVAAGVAQHSDFQRDPLARLRRTLDMTLALVFGGGREAEEAADQINRVHSFVRGTLPEASGRFPAGTPYDARDPELLLWVHATLVDTTLTVYPRYVEPLSEDELALAYEESKVAARALRVPEEIIPPDLAAFREYMSSTIASDSIGVAPFQAELARAVLYPPVPWVPKRFFELGTAVTMGLLPDRLRALYGLELSGGRRRLYDWSPRLVRRVLPALPRAARHMPQARRAYRRVEGA
- a CDS encoding phosphotransferase family protein, whose product is MSGEPIEVLVPSEGVRRFLDERIGPSEAPVEVSRLGEGHSNLTFLVRRGDEEWVLRRPPRGEILPGTHEMSREFRVMSALVSHGCDVPVPRPLELCDTSDHIGAPFYLMEPVDGVVVRERMPDRFDTPEHRRAVGFALADMLAAVHAVPWREVGLETFSRKPDEFLVRNHGRMQQLYDLVRHREVPEIDEAGAWLRENMPVQRESTLTHGDYKLDNVILAPDLPPRIAAVVDWEISAIGDPMVDLGWMLYFSREAGDPDSGLGTAVTEQPGYPTRGQLAARYAERTGRDLADLRFYVAFAGWKIAIIMEGSYRRWLEGMADDPMFEHLGPVVPALARRSLDVISGSVGVE
- a CDS encoding protein tyrosine phosphatase family protein, producing the protein MGIESSYNFRRVSDRLTTSGVIPRDALEGLADEGYGLVIDLLPADSEYATPDEREVVEGQGLEYVHIPVDFDRPTPADLHRFTEAMDAAGDRRTHVHCAANFRVSAFYSVYALQRGRWTPEEARAHLAGIWDPREHPAWTELIRGAGGDALLDADGP